In bacterium YEK0313, one genomic interval encodes:
- the copA_1 gene encoding Copper resistance protein A precursor produces MASSLAGSALALGSPLLLPARPALAEGQRLLTAVRRTIAVKGRPAQVFGIAEANGAGPFVMTAGERFRVRAENRIGEPTSLHWHGLTPPWRDDGVAGLTQEPIPDGGGRDYDFAVARPGTHWMHSHFGLQEQRLLAAPLIVRDPAEAGADVQDVVVMFHDFTFRDPREIMAELAGGAGHGGMGHGAMATSGHMAHGGHGGHSSHGGHSGHGGAPMAAHLQDVAYDALLANDRTLDDPEIVAVEGSGRVRLRLINGAASTNLWVDLGALGGRLVAVDGMPVEPLAGSRFELAVAQRLDILVDLPRQASAWPVLAVQEGGRLRAGIILAAPAARIDRLGDQAEAAYPAVGAVSIGLEQRLRAAAPVAARAATRRHDMILGEGAGYVWTLDGAVHGRDRPLAVRRGDRFELTFVNRTSMSHPMHLHGHHFQVVAVNGRRFQGALRDTVLVPAGMGSVTVAFDADNPGRWALHCHHLYHMEGGMMTSMAYEA; encoded by the coding sequence ATGGCTTCATCGCTTGCCGGCTCCGCCCTCGCACTCGGTTCGCCGCTGCTCCTGCCGGCCCGTCCGGCGCTCGCCGAGGGACAGCGCCTTCTCACCGCGGTCCGCCGCACCATCGCGGTGAAGGGACGGCCGGCGCAGGTCTTCGGCATCGCCGAGGCCAATGGCGCCGGGCCCTTCGTGATGACCGCCGGCGAGCGGTTCCGCGTGCGGGCCGAGAACCGCATCGGCGAGCCGACCAGCCTGCACTGGCACGGCCTGACGCCGCCCTGGCGGGACGATGGCGTCGCCGGGCTCACCCAGGAGCCCATTCCCGACGGCGGCGGCCGCGACTACGACTTCGCCGTCGCGCGGCCGGGCACCCACTGGATGCATTCGCATTTCGGCCTGCAGGAGCAGCGCCTGCTCGCCGCGCCCCTGATCGTCCGCGACCCTGCCGAGGCCGGCGCCGACGTCCAGGACGTGGTGGTGATGTTCCACGACTTCACCTTCCGCGATCCGCGCGAGATCATGGCGGAGCTGGCCGGCGGTGCCGGGCATGGCGGCATGGGCCACGGCGCCATGGCGACGAGCGGCCACATGGCCCATGGCGGTCACGGTGGCCATTCCAGTCACGGCGGCCATTCCGGTCACGGCGGCGCGCCGATGGCCGCGCATCTCCAGGACGTCGCCTATGACGCCCTGCTGGCCAATGACCGCACGCTCGACGATCCCGAGATCGTTGCCGTCGAGGGCAGCGGCCGCGTCCGCCTCAGACTGATCAACGGCGCCGCCAGCACCAATCTCTGGGTCGATCTCGGCGCCCTCGGCGGTCGGCTCGTCGCCGTCGACGGCATGCCGGTCGAGCCGCTTGCCGGCTCGCGCTTCGAGCTGGCGGTGGCGCAGCGCCTCGACATCCTCGTCGACCTGCCGCGCCAGGCCTCGGCCTGGCCGGTTCTGGCGGTCCAGGAGGGCGGGCGCCTGCGCGCCGGCATCATCCTGGCGGCGCCGGCCGCGCGGATCGACCGGCTCGGCGACCAGGCCGAGGCGGCCTATCCGGCCGTCGGCGCCGTCTCCATCGGCCTCGAGCAGCGGCTGCGGGCCGCCGCGCCGGTCGCCGCGCGCGCCGCGACGCGCCGCCACGACATGATCCTCGGCGAAGGCGCCGGCTATGTCTGGACCCTTGACGGCGCGGTCCACGGCCGCGACCGGCCGCTCGCCGTGCGCCGCGGCGACCGGTTCGAGCTGACCTTCGTCAACCGCACCAGCATGTCGCATCCCATGCACCTGCACGGCCATCATTTCCAGGTCGTGGCGGTGAACGGAAGGCGGTTCCAGGGGGCGCTGCGCGACACCGTGCTCGTGCCGGCCGGCATGGGCTCGGTGACGGTCGCCTTCGACGCCGACAATCCCGGCCGGTGGGCCCTGCATTGCCACCACCTCTACCATATGGAGGGCGGCATGATGACCTCCATGGCCTACGAGGCCTGA
- the actP gene encoding Copper-transporting P-type ATPase — protein MNAPLQTAALAARQTFPIAGMTCASCVRRVEQAIAAAPGVTAATVNLATESADVAFAAGADPQGVIAAIATAGYEVPVERFEVEIAGMTCASCVRRVELAIAAVPGIVGASVNLATERASVEALAGSAVRAAVDAAIIKAGYEPRQVGAAPAGEADSREAARARDYSALKRDFAIAAVLTVPIFVAEMGGHLIPDLHLWLMETIGHRSLYLGFFVLATIVQFGPGLRFYRKGVPALIRLAPDMNALVVLGSTAAWAYSVVATFAPRLLPEGTANVYYEASAVIITLILLGRLLEAKAKGRTSEAIKRLMGLKAKSARVARDGGFVEVPLEAVVAGDVVEVRPGDKVPVDGVVLTGSSFVDESMISGEPVPVAKAEGAEVVGGTLNKTGSFTYRATKVGADTLLAQIIRMVETAQGSKLPIQALVDKVTAWFVPAVMAAALLTFVVWLAVGPEPAVTFALVNAVAVLIIACPCAMGLATPTSIMVGTGRAAELGVLFRNGEALQSLKGTDVVALDKTGTLTAGRPHLTDLVPAEGFDRAGVLALVAAVEAKSEHPVAAAIVAAAEEQGLVLAEAVDFAAVPGFGVAARVDGRQVAVGADRYMAELGIGVEAFAEAARSLGDKARTPLYAAVDGRLAAIIAVADPIKPTSGEAIRALKALGLKVAMITGDNRRTAQAVAAELGIDEVVAEVLPDGKVEAVKRLAAGGRAVAFVGDGINDAPALAAADVGIAIGTGTDVAIESADVVLMSGELTGVANAIALSKATMANIRQNLFWAFAYNASLIPVAAGVLYPLNGTLLSPMLAAGAMALSSVFVLANAMRLKRFAAPGRQALA, from the coding sequence ATGAACGCGCCCCTCCAGACCGCCGCCCTCGCGGCACGCCAGACATTCCCGATCGCCGGCATGACCTGCGCCTCCTGCGTGCGCCGGGTCGAACAGGCGATAGCCGCCGCGCCCGGCGTCACCGCCGCAACCGTCAACCTCGCCACCGAAAGTGCCGATGTGGCCTTTGCCGCCGGCGCCGATCCGCAAGGCGTGATCGCGGCGATCGCCACGGCCGGCTACGAGGTGCCGGTCGAGCGCTTCGAGGTCGAGATCGCCGGCATGACCTGCGCGTCCTGCGTCAGGCGGGTCGAGCTCGCCATCGCCGCGGTGCCCGGCATCGTCGGGGCTTCGGTCAATCTCGCCACCGAGCGCGCCAGCGTCGAGGCCCTGGCCGGATCGGCTGTCCGCGCCGCGGTCGATGCCGCCATCATCAAGGCCGGCTACGAGCCGCGCCAGGTCGGTGCCGCGCCGGCGGGCGAAGCCGACAGCCGCGAGGCGGCACGCGCACGCGACTATTCCGCTCTCAAGCGCGACTTCGCCATCGCCGCCGTGCTGACAGTGCCGATCTTCGTCGCCGAGATGGGCGGCCATCTCATCCCCGACCTCCATCTCTGGCTGATGGAGACGATCGGGCACAGGTCGCTCTATCTCGGCTTCTTCGTGCTCGCCACCATCGTGCAGTTCGGCCCGGGTCTGCGCTTCTACCGCAAGGGCGTGCCGGCGCTCATCCGCCTCGCGCCCGACATGAACGCGCTGGTCGTGCTCGGCTCGACCGCCGCCTGGGCCTATTCCGTGGTCGCGACCTTCGCGCCCCGGCTCCTGCCGGAGGGCACCGCCAATGTCTATTACGAGGCTTCCGCGGTGATCATCACGCTGATCCTGCTCGGTCGGCTTCTGGAGGCCAAGGCCAAGGGACGCACCAGCGAAGCGATCAAGCGGCTGATGGGCCTCAAGGCGAAGTCCGCGCGGGTGGCGCGCGACGGCGGCTTCGTCGAGGTGCCGCTCGAGGCGGTGGTCGCCGGCGACGTCGTCGAGGTGCGCCCGGGCGACAAGGTGCCGGTCGACGGCGTCGTGCTGACCGGCTCCTCCTTCGTCGACGAATCGATGATCTCGGGCGAGCCGGTTCCGGTCGCCAAGGCCGAGGGCGCCGAGGTCGTCGGCGGCACCCTCAACAAGACCGGCAGCTTCACCTATCGCGCCACCAAGGTGGGCGCCGACACCCTGCTCGCCCAGATCATCCGCATGGTCGAGACCGCGCAAGGCTCGAAGCTGCCGATCCAGGCCCTCGTCGACAAGGTCACCGCCTGGTTCGTGCCCGCGGTCATGGCCGCGGCGCTCCTGACCTTCGTCGTCTGGCTGGCCGTCGGGCCAGAACCGGCGGTCACCTTCGCTCTGGTCAATGCGGTGGCCGTGCTGATCATCGCCTGCCCCTGCGCCATGGGCCTCGCCACCCCGACCTCGATCATGGTCGGCACCGGCCGCGCCGCCGAGCTCGGCGTGCTCTTCCGCAACGGCGAGGCGCTGCAGTCGCTGAAGGGCACCGACGTCGTGGCGCTCGACAAGACCGGCACGCTCACCGCCGGCCGGCCGCATCTGACCGATCTCGTCCCGGCCGAAGGCTTCGACCGCGCCGGCGTGCTGGCGCTGGTCGCGGCGGTCGAGGCGAAGTCGGAACATCCGGTCGCGGCCGCCATCGTCGCGGCGGCCGAGGAGCAGGGCCTCGTCCTCGCCGAGGCCGTCGACTTCGCGGCGGTGCCGGGCTTCGGCGTCGCCGCCCGGGTCGACGGCCGGCAGGTCGCCGTCGGCGCCGACCGCTACATGGCCGAGCTCGGCATCGGCGTCGAGGCTTTCGCCGAGGCGGCGCGGAGCCTCGGCGACAAGGCGCGCACCCCGCTCTATGCGGCGGTCGACGGCCGGCTCGCCGCGATCATCGCGGTCGCCGACCCGATCAAGCCGACCAGCGGCGAAGCGATCCGCGCGCTCAAGGCGCTCGGCCTGAAGGTGGCGATGATCACCGGCGACAACCGGCGCACCGCCCAGGCGGTGGCCGCCGAGCTCGGCATCGACGAGGTGGTGGCCGAAGTGCTGCCCGACGGCAAGGTCGAGGCGGTGAAGCGCCTCGCCGCCGGCGGCCGGGCGGTGGCTTTCGTCGGCGACGGCATCAACGACGCGCCGGCGCTCGCGGCGGCCGATGTCGGCATCGCCATCGGCACCGGCACGGATGTCGCCATCGAAAGCGCCGATGTCGTGCTGATGTCGGGCGAGCTCACCGGCGTCGCCAATGCCATCGCCCTGTCCAAGGCGACCATGGCCAATATCCGGCAGAACCTGTTCTGGGCCTTCGCCTACAATGCCAGCCTCATCCCGGTGGCGGCCGGCGTGCTCTATCCGCTCAACGGAACGCTGCTTTCGCCCATGCTGGCCGCCGGCGCCATGGCGCTCTCCAGCGTCTTCGTGCTGGCCAATGCCATGCGCCTGAAGCGCTTCGCGGCGCCGGGCCGCCAGGCCCTCGCCTGA
- a CDS encoding Heavy-metal-associated domain protein, with the protein MPTFKVPNMTCGHCAGAVTKAVQTLDAGARVAIDLKTQTISVESSAEAARIVAAIEQAGYPVAAT; encoded by the coding sequence ATGCCGACATTCAAGGTTCCCAACATGACCTGCGGCCATTGCGCCGGCGCCGTCACCAAGGCCGTGCAGACGCTGGACGCCGGCGCGCGCGTCGCAATCGACCTGAAGACCCAGACCATTTCGGTCGAATCCTCGGCCGAGGCGGCGCGCATCGTCGCGGCGATCGAGCAGGCCGGCTATCCGGTCGCAGCGACCTGA
- the cynR_2 gene encoding HTH-type transcriptional regulator CynR, with protein MRLNLRLIECFRAVMTAGTVTAAAEMLHTSQPAVSRAIQQLEAAVGLRLFDRVKGRLVPTAPALALFEEVGKTFLGLDHLSRVAAGLKSFPQGSVSIVCAPAFSQGFIADAAQRFLAQHGAVSLSIETQPSPTIAEWLTGQRFDLGLVAYPLTPPGTTARLFAEPDEVCVLPEGHALASRDVVTPADLGGSDFVFLGGNDPYRYRLDQVFEAAGVARRLVVETRNSATACALVERGAGIAIVNPFTAVDCAGRGLVVRRFAASLPFTAMLVRASLRPSSPLVDRFVAALEATRDDYLARAAHLTGAHIRTA; from the coding sequence ATGCGGCTCAATCTCCGGCTCATCGAGTGCTTCAGGGCGGTAATGACCGCGGGCACCGTGACCGCCGCCGCCGAGATGCTGCATACCTCCCAGCCGGCGGTGAGCCGCGCGATCCAGCAGTTGGAGGCCGCGGTGGGCTTGCGACTGTTCGACCGGGTGAAGGGCCGGCTGGTGCCGACCGCCCCGGCGCTCGCCCTGTTCGAGGAAGTGGGCAAGACCTTTCTCGGCCTCGATCACCTCTCGCGCGTCGCCGCCGGCCTCAAGAGCTTCCCGCAGGGCAGCGTCAGCATCGTCTGCGCGCCGGCCTTCTCGCAGGGCTTCATTGCCGATGCCGCGCAGCGGTTCCTGGCGCAGCACGGCGCGGTCAGCCTCAGCATCGAGACCCAGCCGTCGCCAACCATAGCCGAATGGCTCACCGGCCAGCGCTTCGATCTCGGCCTCGTCGCCTATCCGCTGACGCCGCCGGGCACGACCGCCCGCCTGTTCGCCGAGCCCGACGAGGTCTGCGTCCTGCCGGAAGGACATGCGCTCGCCAGCCGCGACGTGGTGACGCCGGCCGATCTCGGCGGCAGCGATTTCGTCTTTCTCGGCGGCAACGATCCCTATCGCTACCGGCTCGACCAGGTGTTCGAGGCCGCCGGCGTCGCGCGACGGCTGGTGGTGGAGACGCGCAATTCCGCCACCGCCTGCGCCCTCGTCGAACGCGGCGCCGGCATCGCCATCGTCAATCCGTTCACCGCGGTCGACTGTGCCGGACGCGGCCTCGTCGTCAGGCGCTTCGCCGCCAGCCTGCCCTTCACCGCCATGCTGGTGCGAGCCAGTCTCCGGCCGAGCTCGCCGCTGGTCGACCGGTTCGTCGCGGCGCTCGAGGCGACGCGCGACGATTATCTCGCACGGGCCGCGCACCTCACCGGAGCCCATATCAGGACCGCATGA
- the egtE gene encoding Pyridoxal-phosphate-dependent protein EgtE yields the protein MTEAAVSPVDLAMRLRADTPGVETVIHLNAAGAGLPARPVTETVIAHLREEARIGPHWAAEAARPALDATRRAAALLFGVAPRQVAFAETATRLWAQAMRSLAMPRGARLLVSRSEWAGNILNLLQRSRDDGLSVEVIPVGADGVIDAAALGAMIDERVALIAVSAVATAFGKRQPVAAIGALPRPDHALFFLDASQVMGRFPFMWETARADVMVTPSRKWLRGPRGQAIGVFSERALQAMAEPAGLDQRGAPWTGPRTYAPREGADRFESYEFSVAGRLGLGAAITYALDAGIAGIAAVIDDRLRLAHARLAAIDGVIVHEAIASAPAFLTFTPPAPVAVGLVDTLRRAGIAIATVGLDYARWELRARGLSEVLRIAPHAYASADDIERFAAIVAAEVAC from the coding sequence ATGACCGAAGCCGCCGTCTCGCCCGTCGACCTCGCCATGCGCCTGCGCGCCGATACGCCCGGTGTCGAAACCGTCATCCACCTCAATGCTGCCGGAGCCGGCCTGCCCGCCCGGCCGGTCACCGAGACGGTGATCGCCCATCTGCGCGAGGAGGCGCGCATCGGCCCGCACTGGGCGGCCGAAGCCGCGCGACCGGCGCTCGATGCGACGCGGCGCGCGGCAGCGCTGCTGTTCGGCGTTGCGCCGCGCCAGGTCGCCTTCGCCGAGACGGCGACGCGGCTCTGGGCGCAGGCGATGCGCAGCCTCGCCATGCCGCGCGGGGCGCGCCTGCTCGTCTCGCGCAGCGAATGGGCCGGCAATATCCTCAACCTGCTGCAGCGCTCGCGCGACGACGGCCTGTCCGTCGAGGTGATCCCGGTCGGCGCCGACGGCGTGATCGATGCCGCGGCGCTCGGCGCGATGATCGACGAGCGGGTGGCTCTGATCGCCGTTTCGGCCGTCGCCACCGCTTTCGGCAAGCGCCAGCCGGTGGCGGCGATCGGCGCCCTGCCGCGGCCGGACCATGCGCTGTTCTTTCTCGACGCCTCGCAGGTCATGGGCCGCTTCCCGTTCATGTGGGAGACGGCGCGCGCTGATGTCATGGTGACGCCGTCGCGCAAATGGCTGCGGGGCCCACGCGGCCAGGCCATCGGCGTCTTTTCCGAGCGCGCGCTCCAGGCCATGGCCGAGCCCGCCGGCCTCGACCAGCGCGGCGCGCCCTGGACCGGGCCGCGGACCTATGCGCCGCGCGAGGGCGCCGACCGGTTCGAAAGCTACGAATTCTCCGTGGCGGGCCGGCTCGGGCTCGGCGCCGCCATCACCTATGCGCTCGACGCCGGCATTGCCGGCATCGCCGCCGTCATCGACGACCGCCTGCGGCTCGCCCATGCGCGCCTTGCCGCGATCGACGGCGTCATCGTCCACGAGGCGATCGCCAGCGCGCCGGCCTTCCTCACCTTCACCCCGCCGGCGCCGGTCGCGGTCGGCCTCGTCGACACGCTGCGCCGGGCCGGCATCGCCATTGCGACGGTGGGCCTCGACTATGCCCGCTGGGAGCTGCGCGCGCGGGGCCTGAGCGAGGTCCTGCGCATCGCGCCCCATGCCTATGCCAGCGCCGACGACATCGAGCGCTTCGCCGCCATCGTCGCGGCGGAGGTGGCGTGCTGA
- the ltaA gene encoding L-allo-threonine aldolase: MTTGFIDLYSDTKTRPTAAMRQFMMAAEVGDEQKNEDPTVRRLCERVAGLLGKEAAVLLPSGTMCNEIALAVHCRPGDEVICDRTAHIINFETGGPAVIAGVMLRGLDGKAGRFGAAELAAACRPDSRHAPRSRLVSVEQTANLGGGAIWPLQTIREVMAVARAAGLAGHLDGARLLNAVVASGVPAADYAAPFDSAWIDLTKGLGAPVGAVLAGSAAFIHEAWRWKQRLGGAMRQAGILAAAGLYALDHHVARLAEDHAHARRLAEGLAALPGLALDPATVDTNIVIFDIAGTGWRADQLVAAAAARQVGLGAFGPTTVRAVTHLDVSGTDIETALAVIGAILAKPAGRG; this comes from the coding sequence ATGACCACCGGCTTCATCGACCTCTACAGCGACACCAAGACCCGGCCGACCGCCGCCATGCGCCAGTTCATGATGGCCGCGGAGGTCGGCGACGAACAGAAGAACGAGGACCCGACGGTGCGGCGCCTGTGCGAAAGGGTGGCTGGCCTGCTCGGCAAGGAGGCGGCCGTGCTGCTGCCCTCCGGCACCATGTGCAACGAGATCGCGCTTGCCGTGCATTGCCGGCCGGGCGACGAGGTGATCTGCGACCGCACCGCGCATATCATCAATTTCGAGACCGGCGGGCCCGCGGTGATCGCCGGCGTGATGCTGCGCGGCCTCGACGGTAAGGCTGGCCGTTTCGGGGCTGCCGAGCTCGCTGCGGCCTGCCGGCCGGACAGCCGGCACGCGCCGCGCAGCCGCCTCGTCAGCGTCGAGCAGACCGCCAATCTCGGCGGCGGCGCGATCTGGCCGCTCCAGACGATCCGGGAGGTGATGGCGGTCGCCCGCGCGGCGGGCCTTGCCGGCCATCTCGACGGCGCCCGGCTGCTGAACGCCGTCGTCGCCAGCGGCGTCCCGGCGGCCGACTATGCCGCCCCCTTCGATTCCGCCTGGATCGATCTCACCAAGGGCCTCGGCGCGCCGGTCGGCGCCGTGCTTGCCGGTTCGGCCGCATTCATCCACGAGGCCTGGCGCTGGAAGCAGCGTCTCGGCGGCGCCATGCGCCAGGCCGGCATTCTGGCGGCCGCCGGCCTCTACGCGCTCGACCACCATGTCGCGCGCCTCGCCGAGGACCATGCCCATGCCCGCCGGCTCGCCGAAGGCCTCGCGGCCCTGCCCGGCCTCGCGCTCGATCCGGCGACGGTGGACACCAATATCGTGATCTTCGACATTGCCGGCACGGGCTGGCGCGCCGACCAGCTGGTGGCGGCGGCAGCGGCACGGCAGGTCGGCCTCGGCGCCTTCGGCCCGACCACGGTGCGCGCGGTCACCCATCTCGACGTCAGCGGAACCGATATCGAGACCGCGCTCGCTGTGATCGGCGCCATCCTGGCAAAGCCCGCCGGGCGTGGATGA
- the hmrR_2 gene encoding HTH-type transcriptional regulator HmrR: MNIGTASEKSGLPAKTIRYYEDIGLIRSDRAGNGYRDYSMADVHRLRFLQRSRSLGFSVEECRQLLSLYSDKERASADVKAIAKTKLGEIDRKLAELTELRNALRHLVQTCHGDDRPDCPIIEGLSGRAREQ, translated from the coding sequence GTGAACATCGGCACCGCATCGGAAAAGTCCGGCCTGCCGGCCAAGACCATCCGCTACTACGAGGATATCGGGCTCATCCGCTCCGACCGGGCCGGCAACGGCTACCGCGACTATTCGATGGCCGACGTCCACCGCCTGCGCTTCCTGCAGCGCTCGCGCAGCCTCGGCTTCTCGGTCGAGGAATGCCGCCAGCTGCTCTCGCTCTATTCCGACAAGGAACGCGCCAGCGCCGACGTCAAGGCCATCGCCAAGACCAAGCTCGGTGAGATCGACCGCAAGCTCGCCGAGCTCACCGAGCTGCGCAACGCTCTCCGCCATCTCGTCCAGACCTGCCACGGCGACGACCGGCCGGACTGCCCGATCATCGAGGGGCTGTCGGGCCGGGCGCGCGAGCAGTAG